One Pomacea canaliculata isolate SZHN2017 linkage group LG1, ASM307304v1, whole genome shotgun sequence genomic window, TTCGATTTTTGAGCAATTAGTCATTAAAATAGTCATCTTCACCAAGTTGTCTCTCGTTCTCTTGTCTGTGTACGTGGAACTCTTTAAGCCCCCGTCTTGAATGATGTGCTATCTTGAACCCCCCGCACGTTTTTCAGTAACGAAGTACATACAGGTCATGCGTACATCGCACACACCATTAACGTTCACCTGTTTGTCTGCCCTCACAGACTTCTTTTGTCCTACATGGGCGATGTAGGTGGGGGAGAATCAAGCAAACGATGTCAGTACAAATACTCCGTGAGGTCAGCCTTACACGCCCTCCCCAACTTTGTCGCTTCCTGCTCCTCAGTCACTTGACAGTTCGTGCAAACATCTTAAGAATAGTCaatcaagagaaagaagatTTCATGCAGGCCAGTCTCATGTGCATATCTGGAAGAGACGAAGCTCATCTGCTCAAACCTGTCTTGCAGTTTTGCCCCgaggaagaaaaattatctgTCCACCGTTCCTTTCCCCGCGTGTGATTTTCAACTGATTTCCCCGCGTCTTTGTCTTGAATGAGAGGACACATAACTTCCAATCTTAGCTCTTGCTCGGTATGGTGTGAACAAGCTTACACTCACATAGACTCCACGCActctttaaaataatctgttGAAATACAAGTTTTTACTGTAAAAACTTTGTCCTGAAAACATTAACTTTGATATTATAACAATACTATATGGTATAAccaatgtttatatatataaaccgaCATGTAAAAATCAATTTTGTTTCATAAAGTCAGACGTGGTTTAAAGTGATTTTTTGACAGAAAGTCATGCTTgaatacagaaaacaatttttaagtgGACTCGCTGAGCTATTGTATAGCGCTTCAGCGACTTGAACGAAGCCTTCTTCGATGTTAAATTTTCACATCACATACCACAGCCCCTCGTTCCAGACTCTATCAAATGCCCGTTTAttaaaagtcaatgaagttCTAGAACCACTGATGCTGAAGATTCTTTTCTATAAGGATGAGAGAGTTGAAGATATGCTTCTActtggtctgaagccagcctggtTGCAAACTAAGAAGTTACTGTACTTTCGTGCTTTGAATTTTGAAattgcaaacataaaaaaaaaaaaggcataaaagCACTTCCTATCATGACCCACAGGAACACACACTttaccccctctctctcccacacacacaatgtaaactatACTTCTCAAAACAATGGGAAGACCACcttcatattttcaaaatttttattaatcgtGTTTgtatcaagagagagagagcaattcCTTCAGTCTTTTTTCGTGAACTTGTTGTGTGGGTGAACAGCTAACATGAATTAGATGAAAATCCAGATTGCTCTTGTGCATGCTCAATACAGCAGTCAAGCAGATGAGCTCACTGAATCcacaaaaatatgtacaattgCAACATATCTATATCCATAGGCAGaattaaacagtaaaaaaaCGTGCAAACCCTGTCCATTGTCAACACAACTCAGTGTGGTACTGCAAATGGTTCAGTCCATGAGACAATGGTGTCTTGCCTGCCTTCAGGCCAATGGTGGACACACATGATATTGACTTTCGTTTTTGAATTTTGAGAATATGGATTATGTCAGTCCAAGCTCAAATTCTTGTTGAAATGATTTGTTTCAATTGAAACAATTACTAAAGAActggcctttccattgttttgagcagtatatatataaagtaagAATGACttaattattaacattttataacattCAGTCACAAAAGAAAATAGGGGAAGAGGGGAAAGAGCTCATGGTctataaatgagaaaaaactatttctttatgCCATATTCTTTCGTTTGTTTCAATGACCATCATTAATTAAGTTTTAAGATAAAaactccagtttttttttctggcagcaCCCTTCCCAACTTTTTAGTGTTCTGTAAAGTTCTTTTCCAAAGCAGCCCTCGTCCGCTGAATGTTGTACTTGTTCCGTTTCAGCCTGTCTTCTACTGAGCTTTTAGACACATGGTCTGTCATCATGGAGCTGTAACCACAATGAAGATCAGCATAACGGAGAATAAACTTTGGGCAGATATTGTAGCTCCTAAAAGCTTACAGGTAGTACAGATATCTACGTTGTGATAActctttaaaattataaacttaGACACATTTGACAATAAGTAGGAGCTGGTACTCTACCATCTCTGACAAAATATTGCATCCATTATGAAGTTGTGGTTCACAGAATCATAGAAAAATTATCAGATCAAATAAAACTATACTTTAGAaacgactaaaaaaaaaattctaaatggATTTGAGAATCTCACCTCAGAAAGTTAGTCTTCTTTTGGGATTCTGCAGAATCTTTGGCCTCATCTTCTTTATATCGCTGGATGTTTTTGCTGCGCTGTTCATCTCTCCACTTAGCATTTTCTGTCATCTCTTgcagtttcttttctctttcttctgctGTCATCTTGCTGCAGCAAAAAGGGTTCAGCTCTTTATAGCTACATTGACAATGAGCATGAAGATCTTAATGGACACATGtcataaaaaagcagaaacacaGAATTATAGTTCctcattcagaaaaaaagaaaatccattaCAGCTGCAGTGACAATAAtggctaaattaaaaaaacaattcttcTCACTTGTATGACTATCCATTTACAGAAAGGAACAGGAGAAAATTTAGCAAAGTTTGAAAACTAAGGCTGAAATCTGTACTGCTAAAGACCCATTTAAGTATACAGCACACTCCAAGTCAAACAATGCCTACCAACACATGAGACCATTATAACTCTCCCTTCTCCATTCCTTTTTCTCCTCGGGTGCCtgcgtgcatacacacacatgatagGCAGCAGAGTGCTCACATGGTCTTCTAGTCAGATGACAATGCTTAGACTGTGGTAAGGTATCCCATGCAAAAACTTCATAGTTGTTATCAAAGCAATGGTAGCTGCCAGATATCCATGAAATCACATTACAATTTCTTTGTTaactctttgttttcagttgacTACAATCTGCCTTACAGATAGcatataacttttaaaatggattttttaaagattttttaaaccATGATCATTCGTATGAAGTTTATCAtattcttttagttttgtttctccTGAAGccctttataaaaaaaaagcagtcgcTTATCTGTTTGACAGAGGAAATGACCCAGGGTACTatgttcaaatatttgaaagaataTACTTGAATGAATTATCTTGTATTACAAAGCCAAGCAAAATGCACTATCAAAACAATAAGTAGTGGATACTGCTCCACTTTTACAATTGCATTTGCCTGACCCTCAcggcaaagaaaataaaaagcatataAACTAGAGATTCTTCCTGCCATCCAACTTCTCTCAAGCTATAAACCTAAGATCTTTTGGCACAACTGAGAGAACATTTAAATGGAATCCTTTCAAACATGGTCAAGAACTGCTTACTGTTTTAGTGGTGGCTGATGTCTCTTGGCTGAGGTGCCATATTTCTGCCTGCTGACTGGTGAAGCAGACTGGTCACAATATGCAGGCTTGCTCTTGTCAGATGCCCTGCTTGGATGTGATGGCCTTGGAGACTGTCTTTTGTCTGAGGACTTCACAGGAGACCTTGACCTTGATCTTGAGCTGGCACTGGAAGATGAGCTGTGGGTCTTTAAAGTATTTTCTCTTGAAATCGATGGAACATCTGATGACTGATGTCTAATGCTTTTCTGCAAGCAGTATGAAAAGTTTTggttttcttcatttaatttctCAGTCTCAGCACACTGATTTGGACAAAATTAGCAGGTTCTATAGCTCATACTATTTGTGGCATCCCTTGACAATGCATCCCTGATCACAAAACAGTCTTTACTTCTCTGAACTAtttacaataatataaaatataagattAGTTTGTTCTTACATATGTAGCTCATGAATAAGAGATCTAACTAGAGAGTAAGTGGTCATGCAGCAGAGTAGTAAAATGCAGTTAAAAGTTATCTcagttataatttatttttttaagtgaagtCTCAAATACTTGTCATGTGTTACTCACAATGAGGCCATAAACTCGCTGTGACATGTCTTCACCATCACTACTGTCTTCTCTGGCTGCTGTCTGCTGGTGTCTGTGTTTCTCTACACTTCCTTTGTGCTGCCTGATGTGTTGCTGGGGACTCAACGattgcttctttctctctgcatgaTCTTCACCTCCTGAACTGTGCCTTTTCCTTCTGTCCTTGTGAGGAACTTCCCCACGGTGGTGTTTGTGCTCACTGTGCTTTAATTTATCATGCTGGTCATATTTGTTTCTACTAAAAGTATCTCGCCTGTCCCTTTGAAATCTGTCTTCCTTCCTGTCACTGCCTTGTACATCATCACTATGTCTATGTTTCTCACTTTTCTCTAAAGTCCCAGACTTCTGTTTATGTGTCAGAATAGACAAATACTTATTCACTAAATCATCTTCACTATTGGATGAGTCATCCCCACTGCTCttgttcctcttctttttctttttcttctttttttctttcttctctgttctGGACTTGGCTTTCTGTTGTTGCTCCAACTTAAAGAAACACAAGACTGCTTTAAGAAAGCACAACAACCTTTTAGTTATATAGCACACATACACTTTTTCtttagacacacaaacaaatacatacacaaactaCAGACTGAAAAACATGACAATAAGAAATTACAGTACACCTTCCatgaagagaaaagagaatgcAAAAAGTTGTACAGCACAAATGACTAAAACCCTCATGTCATGCAAAAATGTAATAACGATTTTTGAAGTGCTCTGTgtgcacaacaaagataaatgtAATGAACCAGAATGAGCCAGTACACACCAATTTCTGTAGCTGTTTCATCTTCACAGGGTTTTCTAAAAGACGTCGCCGGGCATCCTCCTCTTTTCGtctgcacaaaatatttgtaataataattgaaaataaactcAATACAGACACATTTGCTTGATATTTtatgataaagtaaaaaaattttttttaaatgtgtattacTTTTAATGCAAGCAAAGAGTTACTTTGTTGAGTCACTTAAGGGCAGTGAATATCCAGGGCAAGCCAAGGTAAGAGGATGGAAAAACCCAGCCCTCTTGTTCTGCTGCCTTGACATTTCCCTGATACATCACGTAGCCATTTCTGCTAAGCACCTGCTGAGTGAGCAGTTACAGGCTCAAGTAGACCTAAAACTAGTAACATTCTGCTTCCCAGCTGAGCAAACTAAAA contains:
- the LOC112563902 gene encoding pre-mRNA-splicing factor CWC25 homolog isoform X2 — its product is MDQLGADERKKIFDLMKDRELGGNMDWMYRGDKPNTEEYLMGKPVDKQITGEPSANDDDGGINSLFSERIKANVALDMQAKMREDPLFAIRRKEEDARRRLLENPVKMKQLQKLLEQQQKAKSRTEKKEKKKKKKKKRNKSSGDDSSNSEDDLVNKYLSILTHKQKSGTLEKSEKHRHSDDVQGSDRKEDRFQRDRRDTFSRNKYDQHDKLKHSEHKHHRGEVPHKDRRKRHSSGGEDHAERKKQSLSPQQHIRQHKGSVEKHRHQQTAAREDSSDGEDMSQRVYGLIKSIRHQSSDVPSISRENTLKTHSSSSSASSRSRSRSPVKSSDKRQSPRPSHPSRASDKSKPAYCDQSASPVSRQKYGTSAKRHQPPLKHKMTAEEREKKLQEMTENAKWRDEQRSKNIQRYKEDEAKDSAESQKKTNFLSSMMTDHVSKSSVEDRLKRNKYNIQRTRAALEKNFTEH
- the LOC112563902 gene encoding pre-mRNA-splicing factor CWC25 homolog isoform X1; protein product: MDQLGADERKKIFDLMKDRELGGNMDWMYRGDKPNTEEYLMGKPVDKQITGEPSANDDDGGINSLFSERIKANVALDMQAKMREDPLFAIRRKEEDARRRLLENPVKMKQLQKLLEQQQKAKSRTEKKEKKKKKKKKRNKSSGDDSSNSEDDLVNKYLSILTHKQKSGTLEKSEKHRHSDDVQGSDRKEDRFQRDRRDTFSRNKYDQHDKLKHSEHKHHRGEVPHKDRRKRHSSGGEDHAERKKQSLSPQQHIRQHKGSVEKHRHQQTAAREDSSDGEDMSQRVYGLIKSIRHQSSDVPSISRENTLKTHSSSSSASSRSRSRSPVKSSDKRQSPRPSHPSRASDKSKPAYCDQSASPVSRQKYGTSAKRHQPPLKHYHCFDNNYEVFAWDTLPQSKHCHLTRRPCEHSAAYHVCVCTQAPEEKKEWRRESYNGLMCCKMTAEEREKKLQEMTENAKWRDEQRSKNIQRYKEDEAKDSAESQKKTNFLSSMMTDHVSKSSVEDRLKRNKYNIQRTRAALEKNFTEH